One segment of Methanolinea mesophila DNA contains the following:
- the arcS gene encoding archaeosine synthase subunit alpha, which translates to MGFEVRKRDALARLSVYQRDDLTLALPAVVETDRIFPSLERHRLDNMPLLADAGLAGAYHACGDDEPVWVHPAVECPAVSGSCVMVGNWHTALAQSREYVQWLSTLKSMVPPDTAWYAPGTALPSNAAILCYSGFDLFDYQGVDLASAQGLYCLPEGTFPAEWMESEACTCEGCRDGDIFRHNRYALEKELALVRRFIGEARLRDLVESRCRFFPPQVAILRLLDSARSLMEPAVPVARSVPLLATTGESLHRFEVTRFAERVIGRYSPPVAETAVLLPCSAHKPYSLSASHRRFIPVIAGRAHELILTSPLGLVPRELELVYPAAHYDVPVTGYWDAEERERIAAILAGYLAKNPYKRVIAHLEGGALATAEMAADAAGITLECTCSGHPASSQSLTALDAALVGERKVRHDLVRGTGLWQFGAEIAAKGLFLKGRYPQVMAYRGKDPLFSLDTGTGLLRPTLKGWELIPTGYRVTIDDFIPQGDILAPGVIDADPAIREGDEVFVTGPGVEASGRAAMPAGEMLRSSRGVAVRVRKVKRIQQL; encoded by the coding sequence ATGGGGTTTGAGGTCAGGAAACGGGACGCCCTCGCGAGGCTCTCGGTCTACCAGAGGGACGACCTCACCCTCGCCCTCCCCGCAGTGGTCGAGACCGACAGAATCTTTCCGTCCCTTGAACGGCACCGGCTCGACAACATGCCCCTCCTCGCCGACGCGGGGCTCGCGGGGGCGTATCACGCGTGCGGGGACGACGAGCCGGTCTGGGTCCACCCGGCGGTGGAGTGCCCGGCTGTTTCGGGCTCGTGCGTGATGGTGGGGAACTGGCATACCGCGCTCGCCCAGTCGAGGGAGTACGTCCAGTGGCTCTCCACCCTCAAATCAATGGTACCGCCCGATACCGCATGGTATGCGCCCGGAACGGCCCTTCCCTCAAACGCGGCGATACTCTGTTACTCGGGATTCGACCTCTTCGACTACCAGGGCGTCGATCTTGCGAGCGCACAGGGTCTCTACTGCCTCCCGGAGGGGACATTTCCTGCGGAATGGATGGAATCGGAGGCCTGTACCTGCGAAGGGTGCCGGGACGGCGATATCTTCCGGCACAACCGGTACGCCCTCGAGAAAGAACTCGCCCTTGTGCGCCGTTTCATCGGTGAAGCCCGTCTCAGGGACCTGGTGGAGTCGCGGTGCAGGTTCTTCCCCCCGCAGGTGGCGATCCTCCGGCTCCTCGATTCCGCACGATCCCTGATGGAACCCGCAGTGCCGGTCGCGAGAAGCGTACCCCTCCTTGCAACGACCGGAGAATCGCTGCACAGGTTCGAGGTAACCCGGTTCGCGGAACGTGTCATCGGGCGCTATTCGCCCCCTGTTGCGGAGACCGCGGTGCTTCTGCCCTGTTCGGCGCACAAGCCCTACTCCCTCTCCGCAAGCCACAGGAGGTTTATCCCGGTCATCGCCGGGAGGGCGCACGAACTGATCCTCACCTCACCCCTGGGGCTGGTCCCCCGGGAACTTGAGCTGGTGTATCCCGCCGCACATTACGATGTCCCGGTGACCGGTTACTGGGATGCGGAGGAACGGGAGCGGATTGCGGCGATCCTTGCCGGATACCTCGCAAAGAACCCCTATAAGAGGGTGATTGCCCATCTTGAAGGCGGGGCCCTCGCAACTGCAGAGATGGCGGCGGACGCGGCGGGGATCACCCTTGAGTGCACCTGCAGCGGGCATCCCGCCTCCTCGCAGTCGCTCACTGCACTCGACGCCGCGCTCGTTGGTGAACGGAAGGTCCGGCACGACCTGGTCCGGGGTACCGGGTTATGGCAGTTCGGAGCTGAGATCGCCGCGAAAGGGCTCTTCCTGAAAGGGAGGTACCCCCAGGTCATGGCCTACCGGGGGAAGGACCCCCTGTTCTCCCTGGATACCGGGACAGGGCTGCTCCGCCCGACCCTGAAAGGATGGGAGCTCATCCCCACCGGCTACCGGGTGACGATCGACGATTTCATCCCCCAGGGGGATATCCTTGCGCCGGGAGTGATCGACGCGGACCCCGCCATCCGGGAAGGGGACGAGGTGTTCGTGACCGGTCCGGGGGTCGAAGCCTCGGGTCGCGCCGCGATGCCCGCCGGGGAGATGCTCCGCTCGTCCAGGGGAGTTGCGGTCAGGGTGCGTAAGGTAAAGAGGATCCAGCAACTATAA
- the moaA gene encoding GTP 3',8-cyclase MoaA gives MRLKDPYDRPVSNLRISLTPACNLKCIYCHAEGEKKPGDSLTPEEIAEILSVASEFEVRSVKFTGGEPTLRPDLVEIIESVPGGMESSMTTNATLLADIARDLKSAGLSRVNVSLDSLDPETYRKITGCDRLGEVLEGIDAALDAGLTPVKLNMVMLQGINEHEIDDFLQFVRGNRDLILQVIELMELGGCPHHSEVNGLEKRLSEESREIITRRMHHRKKYCLDGAEVEVVRPLHNTEFCAYCNRLRVTSDGQLKPCLLRSDNHVDIRGKSGDELRESFREAVRRRAPFYC, from the coding sequence ATGAGACTTAAGGATCCCTACGACCGGCCGGTGAGCAACCTCCGCATCAGCCTCACCCCGGCGTGCAACCTGAAGTGCATCTATTGCCACGCGGAAGGGGAGAAAAAACCCGGGGATTCCCTGACCCCGGAAGAGATAGCCGAGATACTCAGTGTGGCGAGCGAGTTCGAGGTCAGAAGCGTGAAGTTCACCGGCGGGGAGCCCACCCTCCGCCCCGACCTGGTGGAGATCATCGAGTCCGTGCCCGGCGGAATGGAGTCCTCGATGACCACCAATGCCACGCTCCTCGCGGATATCGCCCGCGACCTGAAATCTGCCGGGCTTTCCAGGGTGAACGTGAGCCTGGACAGCCTCGATCCCGAGACGTACCGGAAGATCACCGGGTGCGACCGGCTGGGCGAGGTGCTGGAAGGGATCGATGCCGCGCTCGATGCAGGGCTCACGCCCGTGAAACTGAACATGGTGATGCTGCAAGGGATCAACGAGCACGAAATCGACGATTTCCTGCAGTTCGTACGGGGGAACCGGGACCTGATCCTCCAGGTGATCGAGCTGATGGAGCTCGGCGGCTGCCCCCACCATAGCGAGGTCAACGGACTGGAAAAACGGCTCTCCGAGGAGTCCCGGGAGATCATCACCCGGCGGATGCACCACCGGAAGAAGTACTGCCTCGACGGTGCGGAGGTCGAGGTCGTCCGCCCGCTCCATAACACCGAGTTCTGCGCCTACTGCAACCGGCTCAGGGTCACCTCCGACGGGCAGCTCAAGCCCTGCCTGCTCCGGTCCGATAACCACGTCGATATCCGGGGAAAGTCGGGTGACGAACTGAGAGAGAGTTTCAGGGAAGCCGTCCGGAGAAGGGCGCCATTCTATTGCTGA
- the tgtA gene encoding tRNA guanosine(15) transglycosylase TgtA, which produces MAIFFEITAKDIAGRLGRLKAGERTMRTPALLPVINPHLQLITPQEMQALGVEGLITNAYIFYRSREFGEKVVSEGVHRTLGFDGLIMTDSGSFQLSVYGEVEVTNRDTLTFQQAIGSDIIVPLDIPTPPDADRQRATDELAITMERMREAKEILGPDGNLAGPVQGGLFTDLRTRAGKEVSDLGIAFCPIGAVVPLMESYRYKDLVKVVSAAKSGLSPAACVHLFGAGHPSMFALAVAMGCDIFDSAAYALYAKDGRYITAGGSMRLSELSDLPCTCEVCRRHSAKELQEAPDKERLLALHNLQVSLGEISRIRQAITDGTLWELVDERCRAHPELLRGYRELLTRAPELERSDRVSKRRFFYRGSESCARTEVIRYHGTIGRIAGGERVLIDMTGGDERDFDLVLLYKPPFGPYPPELRETFPVGQAEIPDWDCDMMVSGCRGIRCYLETHPESRVVVRCPPEWESLVREQVPGAEVRVHGV; this is translated from the coding sequence ATGGCAATTTTCTTTGAAATAACCGCAAAGGACATCGCGGGAAGACTGGGCAGGCTGAAAGCGGGGGAACGGACCATGCGCACCCCGGCGCTCCTCCCGGTAATCAACCCGCACCTGCAGTTGATAACCCCGCAGGAGATGCAGGCGCTGGGAGTCGAGGGACTGATCACCAATGCCTACATCTTCTACCGGAGCAGGGAGTTCGGGGAGAAGGTGGTCAGTGAAGGAGTGCACAGGACGCTCGGCTTCGACGGGCTGATCATGACCGATTCGGGCTCCTTCCAGCTCTCGGTGTACGGGGAGGTCGAGGTGACCAACCGGGACACCCTGACGTTCCAGCAGGCGATCGGGAGCGACATCATCGTGCCGCTCGACATTCCCACCCCGCCGGACGCCGACAGGCAGCGGGCCACCGACGAGCTCGCGATCACCATGGAACGAATGCGGGAGGCGAAGGAGATCCTCGGGCCGGACGGAAACCTGGCCGGACCGGTCCAGGGGGGCCTGTTCACCGACCTCCGGACCCGGGCCGGTAAAGAGGTTTCTGACCTTGGTATCGCGTTCTGCCCGATAGGGGCCGTCGTCCCGTTGATGGAGTCCTACCGGTACAAGGACCTGGTGAAGGTGGTCAGTGCGGCAAAGTCCGGGCTTTCCCCCGCGGCATGCGTGCACCTCTTCGGGGCGGGCCACCCGTCCATGTTCGCCCTCGCGGTGGCCATGGGATGCGATATCTTCGATTCCGCGGCATATGCACTCTACGCCAAGGACGGGCGCTATATCACCGCGGGAGGGAGCATGAGGCTCTCCGAACTCTCGGACCTCCCCTGCACCTGCGAGGTATGCCGCCGGCATTCCGCAAAGGAACTCCAGGAAGCCCCTGACAAGGAGCGGCTCCTCGCCCTGCACAACCTCCAGGTGAGCCTCGGGGAGATCTCCCGTATACGGCAGGCGATCACCGACGGCACCCTCTGGGAACTTGTCGACGAGCGGTGCCGTGCACATCCCGAGCTCCTCCGGGGGTACCGGGAACTCCTCACACGTGCCCCGGAGCTGGAAAGGTCGGATCGGGTGAGCAAGCGGCGGTTTTTCTACCGGGGAAGCGAAAGCTGCGCCCGGACCGAAGTGATCCGGTACCACGGGACGATCGGCCGGATCGCCGGGGGCGAAAGAGTGCTCATCGATATGACCGGCGGGGACGAGCGTGACTTCGACCTGGTCCTTCTCTATAAACCCCCGTTCGGCCCGTATCCTCCAGAGCTCCGGGAGACCTTCCCGGTCGGCCAGGCCGAGATCCCCGACTGGGACTGTGACATGATGGTCTCGGGGTGCCGGGGTATTCGCTGCTACCTGGAGACTCATCCGGAAAGCAGGGTCGTCGTGCGGTGCCCCCCGGAGTGGGAGTCCCTGGTGAGGGAGCAGGTGCCGGGCGCTGAGGTGCGTGTACATGGGGTTTGA
- a CDS encoding RlmE family RNA methyltransferase encodes MGSQWGKDSAYLRAMKEGYRSRAAFKLKDLQDRYRIIRDDDNVVDLGAAPGSWLQVERGLTNGKVLGIDLNPIPPLEGVETMVADMCDPELPEKVKGMLGIVNVVVSDASPKLSGHKSYDQARAVELGEIALEFACKVLKPGGNFVVKSFQGQDFTGLLDRVKDHFLSVKAYRSRSSRKGSAEVYIVAKYFVGAGNET; translated from the coding sequence ATGGGTTCGCAATGGGGAAAAGACAGCGCATATCTTCGTGCGATGAAGGAAGGCTACCGTTCACGGGCAGCGTTCAAGTTAAAGGATCTCCAGGACCGCTACCGGATTATCCGGGATGACGACAACGTGGTCGACCTCGGGGCCGCTCCAGGGAGCTGGCTCCAGGTGGAACGGGGTCTCACCAACGGAAAGGTCCTCGGGATCGACCTCAACCCCATCCCCCCTCTCGAAGGGGTGGAGACGATGGTGGCCGACATGTGCGACCCCGAACTCCCGGAGAAGGTCAAAGGGATGCTCGGCATCGTGAATGTGGTCGTCTCGGACGCGTCGCCCAAGCTCTCCGGCCACAAGAGCTACGACCAGGCCAGGGCGGTCGAACTCGGGGAAATCGCACTCGAATTCGCCTGCAAGGTGCTGAAACCGGGCGGGAACTTCGTGGTGAAATCGTTCCAGGGACAGGACTTTACCGGCCTGCTCGACAGGGTGAAGGATCACTTCCTCTCGGTGAAGGCGTACAGGAGCCGATCTTCGCGGAAGGGAAGCGCCGAGGTCTACATCGTGGCCAAATACTTCGTGGGGGCCGGGAATGAGACTTAA
- a CDS encoding TIGR00296 family protein: MEALTAEEGRLALLLARTTLENCIGGAEHPLPCLTPVFSQKRGVFVTLTRNGELRGCIGFPYPMLTLGDAVPQAATAAALEDPRFPPVSGSELPSVHIEVTVLSVPQPLAVPPGERPGAIEVGRHGLIVRGHGRSGLLLPQVATEYCWDARTFLDHTCMKAGLRSGCWCDNSVDIFTFEGQIFDE, translated from the coding sequence ATGGAGGCCCTTACCGCGGAGGAAGGAAGGCTCGCGCTCCTTCTCGCCCGCACCACACTCGAAAACTGTATCGGCGGCGCAGAACACCCGCTCCCCTGCCTTACCCCGGTCTTTTCGCAGAAACGAGGAGTATTTGTTACCCTCACCCGGAACGGGGAGCTGAGGGGGTGCATCGGGTTTCCGTATCCCATGCTCACGCTCGGCGATGCCGTTCCGCAGGCGGCTACGGCCGCCGCACTCGAGGACCCGAGGTTTCCTCCGGTCTCGGGATCGGAACTGCCGTCCGTGCACATCGAAGTGACGGTGCTCTCGGTGCCCCAGCCGCTCGCCGTACCCCCGGGAGAGAGGCCGGGGGCGATCGAGGTCGGGAGGCACGGGCTGATTGTACGGGGACACGGAAGGAGCGGGCTGCTGCTCCCCCAGGTGGCCACGGAATACTGCTGGGACGCACGGACGTTCCTCGACCATACCTGCATGAAAGCCGGGCTCCGGTCCGGATGCTGGTGCGATAACTCCGTGGATATATTTACGTTCGAAGGCCAGATTTTCGACGAATAG
- a CDS encoding M20/M25/M40 family metallo-hydrolase, whose translation MDIARLCSELVRIRSENPPGDTEDVVHYLKGFTDRLGIRTTIVKNRGGRCNLVSTDPQGTLLLCGHVDVVPALGDGWTHRPDSGDVDGGYVWGRGATDMKGGCASLLDACKTVADEGIDLSVDLAFVCDEETSGKYGVRCLLERELLCPCDCLIAEPCPALHPNIGQKGLLRVRFTFHGVPGHGSLYPLRGTSAIMEAYSLLEHLHRLHEREYSPGPDLLPLVTRSSEVLGEVFSLPQAGSALTRIMYNPGRIEGGEKANIVAQRCCLELELRVPWGCSTELLLQDLRAAAPGAEVVASSVADPSLTRPEERIVRLTCREISRVYGATAEPIVQWAASDARHLRGAGFRVIEYGPGEIQTLHAVDERVSIENMEKVSQVYQGIIREYCSGKD comes from the coding sequence ATGGATATCGCACGCCTCTGCAGCGAACTCGTACGGATCAGGAGCGAAAACCCACCCGGGGATACCGAGGATGTCGTCCACTATCTCAAGGGATTCACCGACAGGCTCGGGATCCGGACGACGATCGTGAAGAACCGGGGTGGGCGGTGTAACCTCGTAAGCACTGATCCGCAGGGAACGCTGCTGCTCTGCGGGCACGTGGACGTGGTCCCCGCGCTCGGCGACGGCTGGACCCACAGGCCGGACTCGGGTGATGTCGACGGGGGATACGTCTGGGGCCGTGGCGCGACGGATATGAAGGGGGGCTGTGCCTCCCTGCTCGACGCGTGCAAAACGGTCGCCGACGAGGGGATCGACCTCTCGGTCGACCTTGCGTTCGTCTGCGACGAGGAGACGAGCGGGAAATACGGGGTGCGCTGCCTCCTCGAACGGGAGCTGCTCTGCCCCTGCGACTGCCTGATCGCCGAGCCCTGCCCGGCGCTGCACCCGAACATCGGGCAGAAGGGGCTGCTCCGGGTCAGGTTCACCTTCCACGGGGTGCCGGGGCACGGGTCGCTCTATCCGTTGCGCGGGACCTCGGCCATCATGGAGGCGTACTCTCTCCTGGAGCACCTCCACCGGCTCCATGAAAGGGAGTATTCCCCAGGACCGGACCTCCTCCCCCTCGTCACCCGTTCTTCGGAGGTGCTGGGGGAGGTCTTCTCCCTGCCCCAGGCGGGATCTGCCCTGACCAGAATCATGTACAACCCCGGGAGGATCGAGGGAGGGGAGAAGGCGAACATCGTCGCCCAGCGGTGCTGTCTCGAACTCGAACTGAGGGTCCCCTGGGGGTGCAGCACCGAACTCCTCCTGCAGGATCTCCGGGCCGCAGCTCCCGGGGCCGAGGTGGTGGCCAGCAGCGTCGCGGATCCCTCGCTCACTCGGCCCGAAGAGCGGATTGTCCGGCTGACCTGCCGGGAGATCTCCCGGGTTTACGGAGCGACGGCGGAACCGATCGTCCAGTGGGCCGCGAGCGATGCCCGTCACCTTCGTGGTGCAGGCTTCCGGGTGATCGAGTACGGCCCCGGGGAGATCCAGACCCTCCATGCAGTGGACGAGCGGGTATCGATAGAGAACATGGAAAAGGTGTCACAGGTGTATCAGGGGATTATCCGGGAATATTGCAGCGGGAAGGATTAA
- a CDS encoding sulfide/dihydroorotate dehydrogenase-like FAD/NAD-binding protein gives MYRVEEAKALAERVYQVWVRAPQVARHARAGQFLIVRIDERGERIPLTISAVQGDLVRIIFMAVGKTTRQLAALEEGDHVLDIAGPLGRPSEIQNDGRVIVVGGGVGIASLPLIAREARSAGNYVIGIIGARNADFLILEDELAGICDELHVATDDGSRGHHGFPADLLKQEISRHKIDCVWIIGPAIMMKVTSNVTRPAGIKTFVSLNPVMVDGTGMCGSCRVSVGGETRFACVDGPEFDAHLVDFELLMQRQRYYLEEEKESMEHYHEHACRCGEGTHHG, from the coding sequence TTGTATCGGGTGGAAGAAGCAAAAGCTCTTGCAGAACGGGTGTACCAGGTGTGGGTGCGGGCGCCCCAGGTCGCCCGGCATGCAAGGGCGGGGCAATTTCTGATCGTCAGGATCGATGAAAGGGGGGAAAGAATTCCGCTCACCATCTCCGCAGTACAAGGGGACCTGGTCCGGATTATCTTCATGGCAGTGGGAAAAACCACCCGTCAGCTTGCAGCACTGGAAGAAGGGGACCACGTGCTCGACATCGCCGGACCACTGGGAAGACCAAGCGAGATCCAGAACGATGGCAGGGTCATCGTGGTAGGCGGGGGGGTAGGGATCGCCTCTCTTCCCCTCATTGCCAGGGAGGCCAGGAGCGCCGGGAATTATGTTATCGGGATAATCGGCGCCAGGAACGCTGATTTCCTCATCCTTGAGGACGAACTCGCGGGGATCTGCGACGAGCTTCACGTCGCTACCGATGACGGGAGCAGGGGCCATCATGGGTTTCCCGCGGACCTGCTGAAACAGGAGATCTCGAGACACAAGATCGACTGCGTGTGGATCATCGGCCCTGCAATCATGATGAAGGTGACCTCGAACGTGACAAGGCCCGCGGGAATAAAGACGTTTGTCTCGCTGAACCCCGTCATGGTCGACGGGACGGGGATGTGCGGGTCGTGCAGGGTGTCGGTCGGCGGGGAGACCAGATTCGCATGCGTGGACGGGCCCGAGTTCGACGCGCACCTGGTGGACTTCGAACTCCTCATGCAGCGGCAACGGTACTACCTCGAGGAAGAGAAAGAGTCTATGGAGCACTACCATGAGCACGCCTGCAGGTGCGGGGAGGGGACACATCATGGGTGA
- the gltA gene encoding NADPH-dependent glutamate synthase, producing MGDRPASVRIHDFLEVDTGLTPDEAVIEAERCIQCKKPGCVKGCPVGIDIPAFIAAVAQKDFVGAAAIIKEENLLPAICGRVCPQEVQCEGVCILGVKEQPVRIGALERFVADWEREHAPKIPAVAEPTGYRVAVVGSGPAGLAASFELAKRGHQVTMFESLHAPGGVLMYGIPAFRLPKDVVQAEVDQLREMGVDIRCNHLAGASVSMEELDHFDAVLVATGAGLPFFMGIPGEQLSGVYSANEFLTRVNLMHANRFPVYDTPIKRGRRVVVVGGGNVAMDSARVARRMGAKVTLVYRRRAEDLPARKAEVERAAEEGVKFLLCTNPVRILGDQSVSGVECVRMEMCDLDQSGRPEAVPVEGSAFTIEADLLVQAIGQGPNPLLIRRLSGVAYGRKGNLVVDENGKTTRERYYAAGDVATGAATVILAMGGAKQAALAIDAMLRGEPFGEGKEE from the coding sequence ATGGGTGACCGGCCGGCGTCCGTCCGGATCCATGACTTCCTGGAGGTGGACACCGGACTTACCCCTGATGAAGCGGTCATCGAGGCGGAACGGTGCATCCAGTGCAAAAAACCAGGGTGCGTGAAGGGGTGCCCGGTGGGGATCGACATTCCCGCGTTCATCGCAGCGGTGGCACAAAAGGACTTTGTGGGGGCGGCGGCGATCATCAAGGAAGAAAACCTCCTTCCCGCGATATGTGGCCGGGTCTGCCCACAGGAGGTGCAGTGCGAAGGGGTCTGCATTCTGGGCGTAAAAGAGCAGCCGGTCCGGATCGGGGCGCTCGAGCGTTTCGTGGCCGACTGGGAAAGAGAGCACGCGCCTAAAATTCCCGCGGTAGCAGAACCAACCGGATACCGTGTAGCGGTAGTCGGTTCCGGCCCTGCCGGTCTTGCGGCCTCCTTTGAACTGGCGAAGAGGGGTCATCAGGTGACGATGTTCGAGTCGCTCCATGCTCCCGGAGGAGTGCTCATGTATGGCATCCCGGCCTTCAGGCTTCCGAAGGACGTGGTTCAGGCCGAGGTCGATCAGTTGCGGGAGATGGGGGTAGATATCAGGTGCAACCACCTCGCGGGGGCCAGTGTTTCCATGGAAGAACTTGACCATTTCGACGCGGTCCTCGTCGCCACGGGAGCGGGCCTCCCCTTCTTCATGGGCATTCCCGGAGAACAGCTCTCCGGGGTCTATTCGGCAAACGAGTTCCTTACCAGGGTAAACCTGATGCACGCCAACCGGTTCCCGGTGTATGACACTCCGATAAAACGGGGGAGACGGGTGGTCGTGGTCGGAGGGGGAAACGTGGCCATGGACTCTGCCCGCGTGGCACGCCGGATGGGGGCAAAGGTCACGCTGGTCTACCGGAGGAGAGCGGAGGACCTGCCGGCCCGGAAAGCAGAGGTCGAACGGGCAGCCGAAGAAGGGGTAAAATTTCTGCTCTGCACAAACCCGGTCAGGATCCTGGGGGACCAGAGCGTAAGCGGCGTGGAGTGCGTGAGAATGGAGATGTGCGACCTCGACCAGAGCGGGAGGCCCGAGGCGGTACCGGTAGAGGGGAGCGCCTTTACGATAGAGGCAGATCTCCTGGTACAGGCGATTGGTCAGGGACCGAATCCTCTGCTGATCAGGAGGCTCTCCGGGGTCGCCTACGGGAGAAAAGGGAACCTGGTGGTCGACGAGAACGGAAAGACCACCCGGGAGCGGTATTATGCCGCAGGGGATGTCGCGACCGGGGCGGCAACCGTCATCCTCGCCATGGGTGGGGCGAAGCAGGCGGCGCTCGCCATCGACGCGATGCTTCGTGGCGAACCGTTTGGCGAGGGGAAGGAAGAGTAA
- a CDS encoding CBS domain-containing protein encodes MHIPTSDEIKARREVLGIRQAELAKRAGISQSMVARIEAGTVDPRVSTLTKIIEVLNTAERSRVTAAMVMHTPVFAVGSTEPIGVAIEMMDRNSISQLPVIDEGVPVGCISESAIVNALDDPVHYRKEESRIRDFMESGFPTVPPDMDIETVVRILQHNHAVLVMESGKVQGVITKHDLIPLIVER; translated from the coding sequence ATGCACATCCCTACCTCCGACGAGATAAAGGCAAGACGGGAAGTGCTGGGCATACGGCAGGCTGAACTGGCGAAGCGGGCCGGAATAAGCCAGTCCATGGTAGCCCGGATCGAGGCCGGGACCGTCGATCCCCGGGTGAGTACGCTCACGAAGATCATCGAGGTCCTGAACACCGCCGAGCGCTCGAGGGTCACCGCGGCGATGGTAATGCATACCCCCGTATTTGCAGTCGGCTCAACCGAGCCCATCGGGGTCGCGATCGAGATGATGGACCGGAACAGCATCTCGCAGCTCCCGGTGATAGACGAAGGGGTGCCGGTCGGGTGCATCTCCGAGTCCGCGATCGTCAACGCCCTTGACGATCCGGTCCATTACAGGAAGGAGGAATCGAGGATACGGGACTTCATGGAATCGGGGTTTCCCACGGTACCTCCGGACATGGACATCGAGACCGTGGTGCGGATTCTTCAGCACAACCACGCGGTCCTGGTGATGGAGTCGGGAAAGGTGCAGGGAGTGATCACGAAGCACGACCTGATTCCCCTCATTGTAGAGCGCTGA
- a CDS encoding DNA polymerase sliding clamp: MLKATIDADIFKESIEAVSALVTESRLHIDENGMSTRAVDTANVAMVSMQLKKEAFESFSATKYELGMDIAKMKNIFSMMGKGGLLSLELPEDGHKLRVSFEGYRYSITLLDPNTIRKDPNIPNIDLPGKVVLPGSDLNNAIKAAAVVSDKIALGIEPATSTFYMAAEGDTDNIRREFGKSEVNFINGAECRSLFSLDYLKDMGKVMSRAEEVELNLGIDHPAKFSFYIAGGNGHVEYLLAPRIEAD, encoded by the coding sequence ATGTTAAAAGCAACGATTGATGCAGATATTTTCAAAGAGTCGATAGAGGCCGTATCAGCCCTGGTCACCGAAAGCCGCCTTCACATAGACGAAAACGGGATGAGCACCCGGGCGGTCGACACCGCGAACGTGGCCATGGTCTCGATGCAGCTCAAGAAAGAGGCGTTCGAGTCTTTTTCCGCCACGAAGTACGAGCTCGGGATGGACATCGCCAAGATGAAGAATATCTTCTCCATGATGGGAAAAGGAGGGCTTCTCTCCCTGGAACTCCCCGAAGACGGCCACAAGCTGCGGGTGAGTTTCGAGGGATACCGGTACTCCATCACCCTCCTCGACCCCAATACCATCCGGAAAGACCCCAATATCCCGAACATCGATCTCCCCGGAAAGGTGGTGCTCCCGGGAAGCGACTTGAACAACGCCATCAAGGCGGCGGCAGTCGTCTCGGACAAGATCGCGCTCGGCATCGAGCCGGCCACCTCCACGTTCTACATGGCGGCCGAGGGCGATACCGACAATATCCGCAGGGAGTTCGGGAAGAGCGAAGTGAACTTCATCAACGGGGCGGAATGCCGCTCCCTCTTCTCCCTCGACTACCTGAAGGACATGGGAAAAGTCATGAGCCGCGCGGAAGAAGTCGAATTGAACCTCGGCATCGACCACCCCGCCAAGTTCTCGTTCTACATCGCCGGCGGCAACGGCCATGTGGAATACCTCCTCGCACCCCGGATCGAGGCCGACTGA
- the tpiA gene encoding triose-phosphate isomerase has protein sequence MSTPFILLNLKTYTEGSGQRVHNLADAAQQVADESGTSIGIAPSYMNIHPISMHYALPVYAQHVDGAEPGAHTGSITAEALKQAGATGSLVNHSERRLTLADIDAAVQALKAQRMISVVCTNNDITTAAAAVLSPDYVAIEPPELIGSGISVSKANPEIITRSVEAVRKVNPGVKILTGAGIQSGECVKIARDLGTDGVLLASSVVKAKVPITVLRDLVSQL, from the coding sequence ATGTCAACCCCATTCATTCTTCTTAACCTGAAGACCTACACCGAAGGGTCCGGACAGCGGGTGCACAATCTTGCGGACGCCGCCCAGCAGGTGGCGGACGAGAGCGGTACGAGCATCGGGATCGCGCCGAGCTACATGAATATCCATCCCATCTCCATGCACTACGCGCTCCCCGTATATGCCCAGCACGTTGACGGGGCGGAACCCGGGGCGCATACGGGGTCGATCACCGCGGAAGCCCTGAAACAGGCGGGGGCGACCGGATCCCTGGTGAACCATTCCGAACGGCGGCTGACCCTGGCGGATATCGATGCCGCGGTCCAGGCGCTCAAGGCGCAGAGAATGATCTCGGTGGTCTGTACCAACAACGACATCACCACCGCCGCGGCGGCAGTGCTCTCCCCGGACTACGTCGCCATCGAGCCCCCGGAACTCATCGGGAGCGGTATATCGGTTTCGAAGGCGAATCCCGAGATCATAACACGCTCGGTGGAGGCGGTGAGAAAGGTAAACCCCGGCGTGAAGATCCTCACCGGGGCCGGGATCCAGTCGGGCGAGTGCGTGAAGATTGCCCGGGACCTGGGGACCGACGGAGTCCTGCTCGCGTCTTCGGTGGTGAAAGCAAAGGTGCCCATTACTGTACTACGGGACCTTGTGTCCCAGTTGTAA